From a region of the Microcoleus sp. AS-A8 genome:
- the arsS gene encoding arsenosugar biosynthesis radical SAM protein ArsS (Some members of this family are selenoproteins.), whose amino-acid sequence MTQIEAPVVTPFRTKLNAPLTKNRIAVLQINLGKRCNLACSHCHVDAGPKRTEELSPEICNQIIDLIHRFPQIKIVDLTGGAPEMNYGFKLIVEAARETGKDVIVRSNLTIYFESGFDYLPEYFAKNQLKLVASLPCYLEDNVDKMRGNGVYNDSIRAIQWLNRLGYGKDPKLILDLVYNPPLPLSEKFSLAPNQVNLEQDYKRFLKEHFDIHFNQLFTITNLPVGRSKFHLQRTKLYSPYLKFLEGNYNASTIEHLMCRDELSIDYLGNVYDCDFNQMENLGAKSRTGETLTVGKLLEADSLDLIDEIRTASYCYGCTAGCGSSCGGALV is encoded by the coding sequence ATGACTCAGATAGAAGCGCCAGTAGTAACACCATTTAGAACCAAACTGAATGCACCCTTAACTAAAAACAGAATTGCTGTTTTACAAATTAATTTAGGTAAGCGTTGTAATTTGGCTTGTAGTCACTGCCACGTAGACGCTGGCCCCAAACGCACCGAAGAACTTTCACCGGAAATCTGCAATCAAATCATTGACCTGATTCATCGCTTTCCGCAAATTAAGATAGTTGACCTTACAGGTGGCGCACCGGAGATGAACTATGGATTTAAGTTAATTGTTGAGGCAGCACGGGAAACGGGCAAGGATGTAATTGTCCGCTCCAACTTGACGATTTATTTTGAATCCGGATTTGACTATCTTCCTGAATATTTTGCCAAAAATCAATTAAAACTGGTGGCATCATTGCCTTGTTATTTAGAAGATAATGTGGATAAAATGCGAGGTAATGGTGTCTATAATGACTCTATTCGTGCCATTCAATGGCTCAATCGATTAGGCTATGGAAAAGACCCTAAATTAATTCTCGATTTGGTGTATAATCCCCCGCTTCCCTTGAGCGAAAAGTTTTCTTTGGCTCCCAATCAGGTTAACTTAGAGCAAGATTATAAAAGGTTCCTAAAAGAACATTTTGACATTCACTTTAACCAGCTCTTTACCATCACAAATTTGCCTGTAGGGAGAAGTAAGTTTCATTTGCAACGAACAAAGTTATATTCTCCTTATCTCAAGTTTCTTGAGGGAAATTATAATGCAAGTACAATAGAACATTTGATGTGTCGCGATGAACTCTCGATTGATTATCTGGGAAATGTTTACGATTGCGACTTTAACCAAATGGAAAATCTAGGGGCGAAGTCTCGCACTGGGGAAACCTTGACGGTGGGGAAGCTCTTGGAAGCGGATAGTTTAGACTTAATTGATGAGATTCGCACGGCTTCCTATTGCTATGGTTGCACAGCGGGTTGTGGTTCGAGTTGCGGGGGTGCTTTGGTTTAG
- a CDS encoding molybdopterin-dependent oxidoreductase, whose product MKSNDQKNLSRQGFSRRGFLKGAAIGAAAVTGTDLLKGNAEATEDGFYPATSSPSPEFDFTQQSGALQPDAIVDSACQFCNSLCRLKADSKFEPISWDEALETIAAKFLALRDAGEVRAIATAGNPLVSSANTNKVKEAYRQLEFYVYTGLFMEEPAYYADIILPVCSGFEMETVYMRRDDRAIRWQKQAVSRVGESKPDWEIWIDLAHTMAKLDKKNSPAYWTENFPLEWKDYRNLWATFVKNTPGMGGMTQERMEKRAEPLRWPCPSLDHPGVSTLYLDHPSWYQAVKGLGIRNADTASQDTEGDRGVTTTSGNQSKRFLTPSGKVEIYTSELEKKLAVAGHAALPIFYTHPEVTGKNPTIEYSKEFVQNPINPQALTQKVKLGGISSGEVHQEYPLMGMIGRPSVVHFHTVTQWTYTGKQMNGIRLVQIHPKVAQRVGIKNGDAIAVESPRGSITGTAQIWEGIREDTIFVPHTFGPMQKMAEELGTPYYEAANTLVDDKYYDNLSSQQVYKGFACRVRKA is encoded by the coding sequence ATGAAGTCAAACGATCAAAAGAACCTATCCCGTCAGGGTTTTTCCCGGCGAGGATTTTTGAAAGGTGCTGCCATTGGTGCAGCAGCAGTTACTGGAACTGATTTGCTCAAAGGAAATGCTGAAGCTACGGAAGATGGCTTTTATCCTGCAACGAGTTCTCCATCCCCTGAATTTGACTTTACTCAGCAATCGGGTGCATTACAGCCGGACGCGATTGTAGACAGCGCTTGTCAATTCTGCAATTCTCTGTGTCGGCTGAAAGCGGATTCTAAGTTTGAGCCGATTTCTTGGGATGAAGCCTTGGAAACCATTGCGGCGAAGTTTCTGGCGCTTCGGGATGCTGGGGAGGTAAGAGCGATCGCAACTGCGGGAAATCCCCTTGTCTCCAGTGCCAACACAAATAAGGTAAAAGAGGCTTACCGCCAGCTAGAGTTCTATGTCTACACTGGCTTATTCATGGAAGAACCTGCCTATTACGCCGATATCATCCTACCTGTGTGCAGTGGCTTTGAGATGGAAACTGTCTACATGCGGCGGGACGACAGGGCAATTCGCTGGCAGAAACAAGCCGTTTCCCGTGTGGGAGAGTCCAAACCGGATTGGGAAATTTGGATCGACTTGGCACACACTATGGCTAAGTTGGACAAGAAAAACTCACCCGCCTACTGGACAGAGAATTTCCCCTTGGAATGGAAAGATTACCGCAATCTCTGGGCAACTTTTGTCAAGAATACCCCCGGCATGGGCGGCATGACCCAGGAACGCATGGAAAAGCGGGCGGAACCCCTGCGCTGGCCTTGTCCTTCTCTGGATCATCCTGGCGTCAGCACCCTCTACTTAGACCATCCCTCCTGGTACCAGGCGGTGAAAGGGCTTGGTATCAGGAACGCTGATACAGCGAGTCAGGACACTGAGGGCGATAGAGGAGTTACAACTACTTCTGGAAACCAGAGCAAGCGCTTTTTGACCCCCAGTGGCAAAGTAGAAATATATACCTCAGAATTAGAGAAAAAGTTGGCCGTTGCCGGACACGCAGCCTTACCCATCTTTTACACCCACCCTGAAGTAACGGGCAAAAATCCAACTATCGAGTACAGCAAAGAATTTGTCCAAAACCCAATAAATCCGCAAGCACTAACCCAAAAGGTCAAGTTAGGCGGAATTTCCTCTGGGGAAGTACACCAAGAGTATCCGCTGATGGGGATGATTGGTAGGCCGAGTGTTGTGCATTTCCACACAGTGACGCAGTGGACGTACACAGGCAAGCAAATGAATGGCATTCGGCTAGTTCAGATTCACCCTAAAGTAGCGCAGAGAGTGGGGATTAAGAATGGGGATGCGATCGCAGTAGAAAGTCCCAGAGGTTCGATTACCGGAACCGCACAAATTTGGGAGGGTATTCGTGAGGATACCATCTTTGTTCCTCACACGTTCGGCCCTATGCAAAAAATGGCTGAAGAACTCGGAACTCCCTACTATGAAGCCGCCAATACCCTGGTAGATGACAAGTATTACGACAATCTTTCAAGTCAGCAAGTCTACAAAGGCTTTGCTTGCCGGGTGAGGAAAGCTTAA
- a CDS encoding ATP-binding cassette domain-containing protein, with protein sequence MPLHEHGVRNREQVDQIIETTLQDVGLWDEVKDRLNAPALSLSGGQQQRLCIARALVLKPEVLLLDEPCSALDPISSGVVEDLIASLRGRYTQLIVTHNLAQARRIADYAALFWVQDGVGRLVEYGCVQQIFETPQEALTAAYVNGIRG encoded by the coding sequence TTGCCCCTGCACGAACATGGCGTTAGGAACCGCGAACAAGTCGATCAAATTATAGAAACAACTCTACAAGATGTTGGCTTGTGGGACGAGGTAAAAGATCGGTTGAATGCCCCTGCTCTCTCCCTCTCCGGTGGACAACAGCAGCGATTGTGCATTGCCAGGGCTTTGGTTTTAAAACCTGAAGTTCTTTTGTTAGATGAACCCTGTAGTGCTCTCGATCCAATTTCCAGCGGTGTAGTGGAGGATTTAATTGCCAGTCTACGGGGACGTTACACCCAGCTAATTGTCACCCATAACTTAGCCCAAGCACGGCGAATTGCGGACTATGCTGCCCTCTTTTGGGTTCAAGACGGGGTTGGGCGATTGGTTGAATATGGGTGTGTTCAGCAGATTTTTGAAACGCCGCAGGAGGCTTTAACCGCAGCTTATGTAAACGGGATAAGAGGGTAA
- the pstA gene encoding phosphate ABC transporter permease PstA, whose protein sequence is MSETGVRRKASVVRRQQNLPTLYSLLPTVVVWAIAALVTAVFLWILSDIIWHGAGQLSWEFLTAAPENAGRRGGIGPILVSTLLILFVCMAVSVPIGIGTAVLLAEFTSEEGFFGRLVRRSLDVLAGVPSIVFGLFGNAFFCNTLGLGFSILSGGLTLACMVLPILIRSTEEGFRAVPNHYRLSAAALGFSRTTTLWHLLLPAAVPGLMVGLVLGMGRAIAETAALIFTSGYVDRMPESLLDSGRALSIHIFDLSMNVAGGDKNAYASALVLLVLLLLNLEKPSIAPARTWR, encoded by the coding sequence ATGAGTGAAACGGGAGTCAGGAGAAAGGCGTCAGTCGTCAGGAGACAACAGAATCTTCCCACTCTCTACTCTCTACTTCCTACAGTTGTCGTTTGGGCGATCGCAGCTTTGGTAACTGCTGTGTTTCTCTGGATACTGAGCGACATCATTTGGCATGGTGCGGGACAACTTTCGTGGGAGTTTCTCACCGCTGCGCCTGAGAACGCGGGACGCAGGGGAGGGATTGGCCCGATTCTCGTCTCGACGCTTCTAATTCTTTTCGTCTGCATGGCGGTTTCGGTTCCCATCGGCATAGGTACTGCTGTGCTGCTGGCAGAGTTCACCTCGGAGGAAGGTTTTTTTGGGCGTTTGGTACGTCGCAGTTTGGATGTTCTGGCAGGCGTGCCGTCGATTGTCTTCGGACTGTTTGGAAATGCCTTTTTCTGTAACACACTAGGGTTGGGCTTCTCCATTTTGTCCGGTGGACTGACGCTGGCGTGCATGGTGCTGCCAATCCTGATTCGCTCTACAGAAGAGGGGTTTCGTGCTGTTCCCAACCATTATCGGCTCTCAGCAGCGGCTTTAGGCTTTTCGCGCACGACGACGTTGTGGCACTTGCTCCTACCTGCGGCGGTTCCGGGACTTATGGTGGGATTGGTATTAGGAATGGGTAGAGCGATCGCCGAAACAGCCGCGCTAATCTTCACCAGTGGCTATGTGGATCGGATGCCAGAGTCTCTACTAGATTCTGGGCGTGCTCTATCTATCCACATTTTCGACCTTTCGATGAATGTTGCTGGAGGGGATAAAAATGCTTACGCTTCGGCTTTAGTGCTACTCGTTTTGCTGCTGCTCAATTTGGAAAAACCTAGCATTGCCCCTGCACGAACATGGCGTTAG